Proteins found in one Oncorhynchus keta strain PuntledgeMale-10-30-2019 chromosome 2, Oket_V2, whole genome shotgun sequence genomic segment:
- the LOC118399282 gene encoding F-box only protein 5-like: MKCQSNNNELRFACDMEKHVTYKESGLSTSPLMGCIQLVVKQLSPGLTSANICLNDDVQGVHNKENNQYDRILDEVNLGCEAFEDSGYLSLQNSQMEDFYNVNEQGESLGLEIFSPCTPVADCHKAKHSGSQLPILKFQHAICQELTNSFKRTQSYDWTVISWLAEDSGLERVIGGNMGLECMDVLKALQERDMKHILTRILCLLDVDLISCRKVSKSWRKIICQDKSALRKCDQAEQRLQDSRIPVGLENVDFLTRDTTLSRVVMSCMQRVASIPIQKSTKRMLSQRACTQAPYCSHQSRFREYQEAASSLKQHESLKPCKRCGSPAKHNADAMRATCTRFSCAFDFCTQCQGPFHGSSTCCTRLTWRPSSSTATPILIGSARSKRNVRRL, encoded by the exons ATGAAGTGTCAGTCCAACAACAATGAACTCCGGTTTGCATGCGACATGGAGAAACATGTCACATACAAGGAGTCAGGCCTCTCAACCTCACCACTCATGGGATGCATCCAATTAGTAGTCAAACAACTATCTCCAGGTCTCACCTCTGCCAACATTTGCCTCAACGATGATGTGCAAGGTGTTCACAATAAGGAGAACAACCAATATGACCGCATCCTTGACGAGGTGAACCTCGGCTGTGAAGCATTCGAGGACAGCGGTTACCTGTCTTTACAGAACAGCCAGATGGAGGACTtttataatgttaatgaacaagGGGAGTCTCTAGGACTGGAGATATTCTCCCCATGTACTCCAGTTGCTGATTGTCACAAGGCTAAGCACTCTGGCTCTCAACTCCCCATACTGAAGTTTCAACATGCCATCTGCCAAGAACTCACCAATAGCTTCAAGAGGACCCAGAGCTATGACTGGACTGTCATTAGCTGGCTAGCAGAGGACTCTGGCCTTGAAAGGGTTATTGGTGGGAACATGGGCCTTGAGTGTATGGATGTTTTAAAAGCTCTGCAGGAGAGGGACATGAAGCACATCCTAACCAGGATCCTGTGTCTTCTTGATGTTGACTTGATAAG CTGTAGAAAAGTGAGCAAGAGCTGGAGAAAAATAATCTGCCAAGACAAGTCTGCACTCCGTAAATGTGACCAAGCTGAACAGAGACTACAG GACTCAAGAATCCCCGTAGGACTGGAGAATGTGGATTTTTTGACGAGAGACACCACCCTTTCCagggttgtaatgtcctgtatgcAGAGAGTAGCTTCAATCCCTATCCAGAAGTCTACCAAGAGGATGCTCTCCCAGAGAGCATGCACGCAGGCGCCATACTGCTCCCACCAATCTCGCTTCAGAGAATACCAAGAG GCTGCCAGTTCGCTGAAGCAGCACGAGTCGCTGAAGCCCTGTAAGCGCTGCGGCTCTCCAGCCAAGCACAATGCAGACGCAATGAGGGCCACCTGTACCCGCTTTAGTTGTGCCTTTGACTTCTGCACCCAGTGCCAGGGCCCCTTCCACGGCTCCTCCACCTGCTGCACCCGGCTGACATGGCGGCCTAGCAGCTCCACAGCCACGCCCATCCTCATTGGCAGCGCTCGCAGCAAGAGGAACGTCAGGCGCCTGTGA